One segment of Papaver somniferum cultivar HN1 unplaced genomic scaffold, ASM357369v1 unplaced-scaffold_137, whole genome shotgun sequence DNA contains the following:
- the LOC113334973 gene encoding receptor-like protein kinase, whose amino-acid sequence MGHLCFSLSLLLVLVLTFLSRGESKTYWGDIEGLKSLKKGITASSITPGSCLSSWDFSVDPCDNLYSSKFSCGFRCDGIVIAGFKRVTEISFDRAGYTGSLSSSTFTFPYLETLDFTDNSFTGVIPNSLSNLVRLRKLFLSGNSFSGYIPNSIGSSLTQLEELYLDNNHLQGSIPANFNNLVSLKRLGLHQNKLNGGIPNLGSLKNLVFINLSNNLISGKIPENLPATLVQILMRNNYLTGNLPITLRNLGSLQVIDLSHNLLSGTVSIFDHPSLQQVTLSHNKFQSLQEPRNLIQSELLALDISYNDLHGELPVFVAKMKKISALSLEKNKLTGLIHPQYGIKTVSPEIGVSPFVRLLLGGNYLHGPIPRPLIGLKPGSAVVSLIDNCLYRCPAKLFFCRGGVQKSLIDCNKNLSP is encoded by the coding sequence ATGGGTCATCTATGTTTTTCACTGTCATTACTTCTTGTTCTAGTTCTAACTTTCTTAAGCAGAGGAGAATCAAAAACTTATTGGGGAGATATAGAAGGCTTAAAATCACTTAAAAAAGGGATTACCGCATCATCTATAACTCCAGGGTCTTGTTTAAGTTCATGGGATTTCTCTGTTGATCCATGTGATAATCTTTACAGTTCTAAATTCAGTTGTGGGTTTAGATGTGACGGAATCGTCATTGCTGGGTTTAAACGAGTTACCGAAATCAGTTTTGACAGAGCTGGTTATACCGGTTCTTTGTCTTCTTCAACTTTCACTTTCCCTTACTTGGAAACTCTTGATTTCACAGATAATTCTTTCACTGGGGTGATTCCGAATTCTTTATCTAATTTGGTTCGTCTCAGGAAACTGTTTCTCTCTGGTAATTCGTTCTCTGGTTACATACCAAATTCCATTGGTAGCTCTCTGACTCAGCTTGAAGAGCTTTACCTTGATAACAATCATCTTCAGGGTTCAATTCCAGCAAACTTCAATAATCTTGTGAGCTTGAAAAGATTGGGTCTTCATCAAAACAAACTCAATGGTGGAATTCCAAACTTGGGTTCTCTGAAAAACTTAGTCTTTATAAACTTAAGCAACAATCTCATCTCCGGTAAAATCCCAGAGAATTTACCAGCAACACTAGTACAGATTTTAATGAGAAACAATTACTTAACAGGAAATCTTCCGATTACTCTAAGAAATCTGGGTTCTCTGCAAGTGATTGATTTGAGCCATAATCTGCTCTCAGGAACTGTATCAATATTCGATCACCCATCATTACAACAAGTAACACTGTCTCATAACAAGTTTCAGTCATTACAAGAGCCAAGAAATCTAATTCAGAGCGAGTTATTAGCATTAGATATAAGTTACAATGACTTGCATGGAGAATTACCAGTTTTCGTggcgaagatgaagaagatttcagCTTTATCGTTAGAGAAGAATAAATTAACAGGGTTGATACATCCACAGTACGGAATCAAAACTGTTTCTCCAGAAATTGGGGTTTCACCGTTTGTGAGGTTATTACTTGGTGGGAATTATTTACATGGTCCGATTCCTAGGCCATTAATTGGTTTGAAACCTGGTTCTGCTGTTGTAAGTTTGATTGATAACTGCTTATATCGTTGTCCGGCGAAGTTATTTTTCTGCAGAGGTGGAGTTCAGAAATCATTAATAGACTGTAACAAGAATTTATCACCTTAA